In Paracoccaceae bacterium Fryx2, a single genomic region encodes these proteins:
- a CDS encoding peptidylprolyl isomerase, translating to MSRDRFLAGGIFALGLAVLGGWTLSQTATPAMAADDGPGPNLVIEVAGAASGKVVIDLLPDVAPKHVAQIVALAKAGSYDDVVFHRVIDGFMAQTGDVQYGKGGVTPRSGGGGSDLPDLPAEFSEISFDRGIVGMARSTAPDSANSQFFIMFAPGTFLDGQYTVVGRVVDGMEVVDAITRGEPPEAADRMAKVTVTE from the coding sequence ATGTCGCGTGACCGTTTCCTCGCGGGCGGAATTTTTGCCCTCGGCCTCGCCGTGCTGGGCGGCTGGACGCTCAGCCAGACCGCGACGCCCGCCATGGCCGCCGATGACGGCCCCGGCCCCAATCTGGTGATCGAGGTCGCGGGCGCGGCCTCGGGCAAGGTGGTCATCGACCTGCTGCCCGATGTCGCCCCGAAACACGTGGCGCAGATCGTGGCACTGGCGAAAGCGGGCAGCTATGACGACGTGGTGTTCCACCGCGTCATCGACGGCTTCATGGCCCAGACCGGCGATGTGCAATACGGCAAGGGCGGCGTCACCCCCCGTTCCGGCGGCGGCGGGTCAGACCTTCCCGACCTGCCCGCCGAATTCTCGGAAATCAGCTTCGATCGCGGCATTGTCGGCATGGCGCGCTCGACCGCCCCCGATTCCGCAAACAGCCAGTTCTTCATCATGTTCGCACCGGGCACCTTCCTTGATGGGCAATACACCGTGGTCGGACGCGTGGTCGACGGCATGGAGGTGGTCGACGCCATCACCCGCGGCGAGCCGCCCGAAGCGGCCGACCGCATGGCGAAAGTCACGGTGACCGAGTAA
- a CDS encoding peptidylprolyl isomerase encodes MAEIKDPENTILMTLKDGVVTIELLPDVAPKHVERMKTLARSGAYDNVVFHRVIDGFMAQTGDVENGNAEKDFNLRRAGTGGSAMPDLPAEFSKLPHSRGTLGAARSSSPNSANSQFFINFKDNDFLNGQYTVYGRVISGMDVVDKITRGEPAPNPDRMISVKVAADVA; translated from the coding sequence ATGGCCGAGATCAAGGATCCCGAAAACACCATCCTCATGACGCTGAAAGACGGCGTCGTGACGATCGAACTGCTGCCCGATGTGGCCCCCAAGCATGTCGAGCGCATGAAGACCCTCGCCCGCAGCGGCGCCTACGACAATGTGGTGTTTCACCGCGTCATCGACGGCTTCATGGCGCAGACCGGCGACGTGGAAAACGGCAATGCCGAAAAGGATTTCAACCTGCGCCGCGCCGGCACCGGCGGCTCCGCGATGCCCGACCTTCCGGCCGAGTTCTCCAAGCTGCCCCATTCGCGCGGCACGCTGGGCGCGGCACGGTCGTCGAGCCCCAATTCGGCCAACAGCCAGTTCTTCATCAACTTCAAGGACAACGACTTCCTGAACGGGCAATACACGGTCTACGGCCGGGTGATCTCGGGCATGGACGTGGTCGACAAGATCACCCGCGGCGAACCCGCGCCGAACCCGGACCGGATGATCTCGGTCAAGGTGGCCGCCGATGTCGCGTGA
- a CDS encoding phosphoglycerate kinase produces the protein MAWKTLDDMELAGKVVLVRVDVNVPMENGVVTDATRIEKIVPTVEDVLRAGGKPVLLAHFGRPKGKVVPEMSLGLVLDALRAALPGRRVVFAADCVGPVAKAAVDAMVAGDVLLLENTRFHAGEEKNDAELAAKMAALGDVYVNDAFSAAHRAHSSTEAIARLLPACAGRLMEAELKALEAALGNPVRPVVAVVGGAKVSTKLDLLGNLVGRVDDLVIGGGMANTFLVAQGIEVGKSLAERDMAPTALEIIEKARAAGCTIHLPVDVVVAREFKAGAESEVVAADACPADAMILDAGPATVAALAKVFAAAKTLIWNGPLGAFEIEPFDAATNAAALQAAALTRAGGLVSVAGGGDTVSALNKAGAAADFSYISTAGGAFLEWMEGKELPGVAALHG, from the coding sequence ATGGCCTGGAAGACGCTTGATGACATGGAACTGGCCGGCAAGGTGGTGCTGGTGCGGGTGGATGTGAACGTGCCGATGGAAAACGGCGTCGTGACCGATGCCACCCGGATCGAGAAGATCGTGCCGACGGTGGAGGATGTGCTGCGCGCGGGCGGCAAGCCGGTGCTGCTGGCGCATTTCGGCCGCCCCAAGGGCAAGGTCGTGCCGGAAATGAGCCTTGGGCTGGTGCTGGACGCGCTGCGTGCGGCGCTGCCGGGGCGGCGGGTGGTGTTTGCTGCCGATTGCGTCGGGCCGGTGGCGAAGGCGGCGGTGGATGCCATGGTAGCGGGTGACGTGCTGCTGCTGGAAAACACCCGGTTCCATGCGGGCGAGGAAAAGAACGACGCTGAACTGGCGGCGAAGATGGCGGCGCTGGGTGACGTGTATGTCAACGATGCGTTTTCTGCGGCGCACCGGGCCCACAGCTCGACCGAGGCGATTGCGCGGCTGCTGCCCGCCTGCGCGGGGCGGCTGATGGAGGCGGAGCTGAAGGCGCTGGAGGCGGCGCTTGGCAACCCGGTGCGCCCGGTGGTGGCGGTGGTTGGCGGCGCCAAGGTTTCGACCAAGCTCGACCTCCTGGGCAATCTGGTGGGGCGGGTCGATGATCTGGTGATCGGCGGCGGCATGGCGAACACCTTCCTCGTGGCGCAGGGCATCGAGGTCGGCAAGTCGCTGGCCGAACGCGACATGGCCCCGACCGCGCTGGAGATCATCGAGAAGGCCAGGGCGGCAGGCTGCACCATCCATCTGCCGGTCGACGTGGTGGTGGCGCGCGAGTTCAAGGCCGGGGCGGAATCGGAAGTGGTGGCGGCCGATGCCTGCCCGGCGGATGCGATGATCCTGGACGCGGGGCCTGCAACCGTTGCGGCACTGGCGAAGGTGTTTGCCGCCGCGAAGACGCTGATCTGGAACGGGCCGCTCGGCGCCTTCGAGATCGAACCGTTCGACGCCGCGACCAATGCCGCCGCGTTGCAGGCGGCGGCGCTGACCCGCGCGGGCGGGCTGGTCTCGGTTGCGGGCGGTGGCGACACCGTGTCGGCGCTGAACAAGGCCGGGGCGGCGGCGGATTTCAGCTATATCTCGACCGCGGGCGGCGCGTTTCTGGAGTGGATGGAGGGCAAGGAACTGCCCGGAGTGGCGGCGCTGCACGGCTGA
- a CDS encoding class I fructose-bisphosphate aldolase translates to MRATKIVQKILSQYEGETPGVKANLCRMLMEGKLGGTGKMIILPVDQGFEHGPARTFAPNPAAYDPHYHYQLAIDAGLNAYAAPLGMLEAGADTFAGQIPTILKCNSANSLMSDSTGKDQAITASVDDALRLGCAAIGFTIYPGSDCALEMFEEISAMRQEAAAKGVATVIWSYPRGEAITKDGETGIDVAAYAAQIAALLGAHVIKIKLSTDHLMLAEAKKVYEAQGIDIATQAARVRHCMEASFNGRRIVVFSGGAKKGEDSVYDDARAIRDGGGNGSIIGRNSFQRSREDALAMLGKLVEIYKGRA, encoded by the coding sequence ATGCGCGCGACCAAGATCGTCCAGAAAATCCTGAGCCAGTATGAAGGGGAAACCCCCGGCGTAAAGGCGAACCTGTGCCGGATGCTGATGGAGGGCAAGCTGGGCGGGACCGGCAAGATGATCATCCTGCCGGTCGATCAGGGGTTCGAGCATGGCCCGGCACGCACCTTTGCGCCGAACCCGGCCGCCTATGACCCGCACTACCACTATCAACTGGCGATCGACGCCGGGCTGAACGCCTATGCGGCACCCCTGGGAATGCTGGAGGCCGGGGCGGATACCTTCGCCGGGCAGATCCCGACCATCCTGAAATGCAACAGCGCCAACAGCCTGATGTCCGACAGCACCGGCAAGGATCAGGCGATCACCGCCTCGGTCGACGATGCGCTGCGGCTGGGCTGTGCCGCCATCGGTTTCACCATCTACCCCGGCAGCGACTGCGCGCTGGAGATGTTCGAGGAAATCAGCGCGATGCGGCAGGAGGCGGCGGCCAAAGGGGTGGCGACCGTGATCTGGTCCTATCCGCGCGGCGAGGCCATCACCAAGGATGGCGAGACCGGGATCGACGTGGCCGCCTATGCCGCGCAGATCGCGGCGCTGCTGGGCGCGCATGTCATCAAGATCAAGCTTTCGACCGATCACCTGATGCTGGCAGAGGCGAAGAAAGTCTACGAGGCGCAGGGCATCGACATCGCGACGCAGGCGGCCCGCGTGCGGCACTGCATGGAAGCCAGCTTCAACGGGCGGCGGATCGTGGTGTTTTCGGGCGGCGCGAAGAAGGGCGAGGATTCGGTCTATGACGATGCCCGCGCCATCCGCGACGGCGGCGGCAACGGCTCGATCATCGGGCGCAACAGCTTCCAGCGGTCGCGCGAGGATGCGCTGGCGATGCTGGGCAAGCTGGTCGAGATCTACAAGGGCCGGGCCTGA
- a CDS encoding septum formation initiator family protein — translation MSTSPNRPPVGSILIFVLAFTLGAYFTFAAVQGDFGVFRRVQITAEIEALKVERDRLTEELSQMENRTRRLSDAYLDLDLLDEQARDVLGYIRADEIVIR, via the coding sequence ATGAGCACGTCCCCGAACCGCCCCCCCGTGGGCAGCATCCTGATCTTCGTTCTGGCCTTCACACTGGGTGCCTATTTCACCTTTGCCGCCGTGCAGGGCGATTTCGGGGTGTTCCGCCGGGTGCAGATCACCGCCGAGATCGAGGCGCTGAAGGTCGAGCGCGACCGTCTGACGGAGGAGCTGTCGCAGATGGAGAACCGCACGCGGCGTCTGTCCGACGCCTATCTGGACCTTGACCTGCTGGATGAACAGGCCCGCGACGTGCTGGGCTACATCCGTGCCGACGAGATCGTGATCCGCTGA
- the pdhA gene encoding pyruvate dehydrogenase (acetyl-transferring) E1 component subunit alpha, whose product MATKKSPETSNISKDELLRFYREMLLIRRFEEKAGQLYGMGLIGGFCHLYIGQEAVVVGLEATAKEGDKRLTSYRDHGHMLACGMDPKGVMAELTGREGGYSRGKGGSMHMFSKEKHFYGGHGIVGAQVPLGAGLAFADKYLGNDNVTFTYFGDGAANQGQVYESYNMAELWNLPVIFVIENNQYAMGTSMKRSTKSPSLWERGAAYGIKGEAVDGMDVLAVKAAGEKAVAACRAGNGPYILEMMTYRYRGHSMSDPAKYRTREEVQKMRDEKDAIEHVRDLLLQGGLASDDDLKAIDREIKAIVNESAEFAKESPEPALSELWTDIYA is encoded by the coding sequence ATGGCCACCAAGAAATCGCCCGAGACATCAAACATATCGAAGGATGAACTGCTGCGCTTCTACCGCGAGATGCTGCTGATCCGCCGATTCGAGGAAAAGGCGGGCCAGCTTTACGGCATGGGGCTGATCGGCGGGTTCTGCCATCTTTACATCGGGCAGGAGGCCGTGGTCGTCGGACTGGAAGCAACGGCCAAGGAAGGCGACAAGCGCCTGACCTCCTACCGCGACCACGGCCACATGCTGGCCTGCGGCATGGACCCCAAGGGCGTGATGGCCGAACTGACCGGCCGCGAGGGGGGCTATTCGCGCGGCAAGGGCGGCTCGATGCACATGTTCTCCAAGGAAAAGCACTTCTACGGCGGCCACGGGATCGTGGGCGCGCAGGTGCCGCTGGGTGCGGGGCTTGCCTTTGCCGACAAGTATCTGGGCAATGACAACGTGACCTTCACCTATTTCGGCGACGGGGCGGCGAACCAGGGCCAGGTCTACGAAAGCTACAACATGGCCGAGTTGTGGAACCTGCCGGTGATTTTCGTGATCGAGAACAACCAGTATGCGATGGGCACGAGCATGAAACGCTCGACCAAGTCGCCGTCGCTGTGGGAACGCGGTGCCGCCTACGGCATCAAGGGCGAGGCGGTCGACGGCATGGACGTGCTGGCGGTGAAGGCCGCAGGCGAAAAGGCGGTTGCCGCCTGCCGTGCCGGAAACGGGCCGTATATCCTCGAAATGATGACCTACCGCTACCGCGGCCACTCGATGTCCGACCCGGCGAAATACCGCACCCGCGAAGAGGTCCAGAAGATGCGAGACGAAAAGGATGCCATCGAGCATGTGCGCGACCTGCTGTTGCAGGGCGGACTGGCCAGCGACGACGACCTTAAGGCCATCGACCGCGAGATCAAGGCCATCGTCAACGAATCGGCGGAATTCGCCAAGGAAAGCCCGGAGCCCGCCCTGTCGGAACTCTGGACCGATATTTACGCCTGA
- a CDS encoding pyruvate dehydrogenase complex E1 component subunit beta, whose product MATQILMPALSPTMEEGTLAKWLVKEGDTVKSGQILAEIETDKATMEFEAVDEGTVGKLLVAEGTAGVKVNAPIALMIEPGESADAAPAATVATSAPVARVEAATATAPVTVKVAQSPDWPEGTAMKTMTVREALREAMAEEMRCNDRVFLMGEEVGEYQGAYKISQGLLDEFGPRRVVDTPITEHGFAGIAVGAAFGGLNPIVEFMTFNFAMQAIDQIINSAAKTLYMSGGQMGCPIVFRGPNGAAARVGAQHSQDYAAWYAQIPGLKVVMPYSASDAKGLLKQAIRDPNPVIFLENEILYGKSFEVPVLDDFTIPFGKARIWRTGSDVTIVSFGIGMTYALEAADLLAKEGISAEVIDLRTLRPIDYDTVLGSVKKTNRCVTVEEGWPVGSIGNHISATIMQLAFDYLDAPVLNLTGKDVPMPYAANLEKLALVTTAEVVAAVKSVCDR is encoded by the coding sequence ATGGCAACGCAGATCCTGATGCCGGCGCTTTCGCCCACGATGGAAGAGGGCACGCTGGCCAAATGGCTGGTAAAAGAGGGCGACACGGTGAAATCGGGCCAGATCCTGGCCGAGATCGAGACCGACAAGGCCACGATGGAATTCGAGGCGGTGGACGAGGGCACCGTCGGCAAGCTGCTGGTCGCCGAAGGCACCGCCGGGGTGAAGGTCAATGCCCCGATTGCCCTGATGATCGAGCCGGGCGAAAGCGCCGACGCAGCCCCGGCCGCCACGGTGGCGACTTCGGCCCCCGTGGCCCGCGTCGAGGCAGCAACCGCAACGGCGCCCGTGACGGTCAAGGTCGCACAGTCGCCCGACTGGCCGGAAGGCACGGCGATGAAGACCATGACGGTGCGCGAGGCCCTGCGCGAGGCGATGGCCGAGGAAATGCGCTGCAATGACCGCGTCTTCCTGATGGGCGAGGAAGTCGGCGAATATCAGGGCGCCTACAAGATCAGCCAGGGCCTGCTGGACGAGTTCGGCCCGAGGCGGGTCGTGGACACGCCGATCACCGAACACGGCTTTGCCGGAATCGCGGTCGGCGCGGCCTTCGGCGGGCTGAACCCGATCGTCGAGTTCATGACCTTCAACTTCGCCATGCAGGCGATCGACCAGATCATCAACTCGGCGGCCAAGACGCTTTACATGTCGGGCGGGCAGATGGGCTGCCCCATCGTGTTCCGTGGCCCCAATGGTGCAGCGGCCCGGGTGGGCGCGCAGCACAGCCAGGATTATGCCGCCTGGTATGCCCAGATTCCGGGGCTGAAGGTGGTGATGCCCTATTCGGCCTCCGACGCCAAGGGCTTGCTGAAGCAGGCGATCCGCGACCCGAACCCGGTGATCTTCCTCGAAAACGAGATCCTCTACGGCAAGTCGTTCGAGGTGCCGGTGCTGGACGATTTCACCATCCCCTTCGGCAAGGCCCGCATCTGGCGGACCGGCAGTGACGTGACCATCGTCAGCTTCGGCATCGGCATGACCTACGCGCTGGAGGCGGCAGACCTGCTGGCGAAGGAGGGCATTTCGGCCGAGGTGATCGACCTGCGCACCCTGCGCCCGATCGACTACGACACGGTTCTGGGGTCGGTCAAGAAAACCAATCGCTGCGTGACCGTCGAGGAAGGCTGGCCCGTGGGCTCGATCGGCAACCACATCTCGGCCACGATCATGCAGCTGGCCTTCGATTACCTCGATGCGCCGGTGCTGAACCTGACCGGCAAGGACGTGCCGATGCCCTACGCCGCCAACCTTGAAAAGCTGGCACTGGTGACCACCGCCGAAGTGGTCGCCGCCGTCAAATCCGTCTGCGACCGGTAA